Within the Streptosporangium album genome, the region CCGTTTCGCTCACCGGGGCGCTGCCGCCCCGGGCGTCGAAGATGTCGCCGCGCCGGTCGGGATCGGCGGCCCAGCGGACCGGGTCGAAACGGCCGACGATCAGCGTGGGATAGGCGGGCAGGGCCGCGTAACGCTCGTGGGTGGCCCGTCGGACCGCCACCTGTGCGAGCGGGGTGCCGTCGCCGCGCAGGACGGCGAGGATCTCCTGGATCGACAGGAAGAACAGGTCGTCACCGTGCGCGGTGAGTTCCCCGGCCCGCTGGACGAAGGCGCGCAGCGCCCAGAAGGCCCGGATCACCTCCGAGCGGGTGTCCTCCCGGTCGCGGACGATCGCGTTCCACCGCCGCACCTGCTCGCGTGTCTTCGCCGCCTTGCCGGGATGACGCCGCTCGAACCGCTCCCAGGCCGCCTCGCCGGCCTTCCGCTGATGGGAGAGCAGCGCGTCCGCCTGGTGCAGGGGGTCGGTCATGGCCGCGAGCTGCGCGTCGATCCACTCCGGGTCCTCGCCGGGGCGGGGGAGGGAGACCTCGAACTCGTGCGCGCCGCGGTGCCCGTAGGTGCGGGCGAACGTCTCCCGGTCGATCTCACCCTTCGCGAGCTTCCCCAGGCCGACGATCGGCCCGAGGCTGGCCAGCTCCCCGTCGGCGTTGGCCCCGGTGAGCATGGCCTCGGCGTCGGTCTCGCCCGCCAGCTTGCGCAACCTGTCACGGGTCATGACCAGGGCGGCGCCGCCCTGCCGTCCGGCGGCCTCCAGCATCTGGCAGGCCTCGACGAAGTGCGGCAGCAGCTCCCGCTCCCACAGCGTGGTCAGCTCGTCCGTCGTCGTGGCCGTGGCGGCCCGCTCGCGCAGCGTCGTGCACCGCCGCTGTGCGGTGGCGAGGAAGCCGGGCATCTTCGCGGCGTTGGCCGCCACCCGCCTGCGCAGGGTGAAGACGAGCGGCAGCACGCTCTTGACGATCTGCCAGCGTGAGGTGGGCAGCAGCGGCACGTCCAGGCCGGGCGGGAGCTTGCCGAAGACCTGCTCGATCGCGCCGAGCCTGCTCCCCATGCCCATCGCCCTGGCAATCGAGAACGCGATGCTCAGGTTCATGTAGAAGCGGCCGCCGATGTTGCCGACCAGGCTGAAGCCGGGCATGGTGGAGGTGGACATGGCCTCACGGATGAAGATCTGGACGAGCGACCAGGTGCAGGGGGTCATCACGTCGGGGATGGCCTCGCCGAGGTTCGCGCCGGTCCACAGGCAGTCGCCGGTCAGGCTGTCGTTCCACTCCTCGACCTGCTGTCTGAGCCGGGTGATCGGGCGGGCCTGCACGATGGAGAAGGTCCCGTCGTGGACGGCCCACTCGACGTCCATGGCCGTGCCGTACAGTTCCTCGATCTCCATGCCGAGCCGCGCGAGCCGTACGGCCTGCGCCCGGTCGAGCACGGGACGGCGGCGCAGTTCCTCGGGCACCGGTTCCTCGTGCGTGCCGCCGGGCGTGCGGACCGTCATGACGGTCTTGTCGCCCACGTGCTCATCGACGACCTCGCCGCCGGCCTTGCCGATCACGACGGTGTCGGGCGTCACCTGCCCGCCGACGACGGCCTCGCCGAGGCCCCAGGAGGCGTTGATCACGACGCGGTCGCGCGCGCCGGTGACCGGGTCCGCGGTGAACAGGACGCCCGCCGCATCGGCGGGCACCAGCTCCTGGACGACCACCGCCAGCGCCACCTCGTCGTGCGGCACGCCGTTCCCGGTCCGGTAGGCGATGGCGCGCGCGGTCCAGAGCGAGGCCCAGCAGCGCCTGACCGCGTCCAGCAGGGCGTCGCCGCGGATGTTGAGATAGGTGTCCTGCTGCCCGGCGAACGACATGTCGGGAAGGTCCTCGGCGGTGGCGGACGACCGCACGGCGACCGGCACGTCGTCGCCGAGCCTGGCGTAGGCGGCGAGGATCTCCTCGGCGGTCTCCTGTGGCATCTCGCGCCCGGCGAACAGCGCCGCGATCCGCTGGGCGGCCTGCTCGGGGAGCGTGTCCGACACGGCCCGCATGATCTCGTCGTGCAGCCCGCCCGCGTGGACGAAGTCCCGGTAGGCGCCGGTGGTGACGTGGAAGCCGCCGGGGACCGGCAGGCCCGCGCGCGCCAGCCGGGCCAGCGAGGCGCCCTTTCCGCCTGCCAGGGCGAGATCGGCTGCCTCATCGGGGAGGGGGAGGACGTTCACCGTGCATTCTCCTCAGAGCCGAGGGAGGCGCGCAGTTTTCGCTGCGCGGTCTCCACGGCGAAGTCAACGAAGTCCAGGGTCGCCCGCGCGATCGCGCGGGTGCTCTCCGCCGTCATCGGGCCGTCGGCCTCCATCGTG harbors:
- a CDS encoding PEP/pyruvate-binding domain-containing protein — protein: MNVLPLPDEAADLALAGGKGASLARLARAGLPVPGGFHVTTGAYRDFVHAGGLHDEIMRAVSDTLPEQAAQRIAALFAGREMPQETAEEILAAYARLGDDVPVAVRSSATAEDLPDMSFAGQQDTYLNIRGDALLDAVRRCWASLWTARAIAYRTGNGVPHDEVALAVVVQELVPADAAGVLFTADPVTGARDRVVINASWGLGEAVVGGQVTPDTVVIGKAGGEVVDEHVGDKTVMTVRTPGGTHEEPVPEELRRRPVLDRAQAVRLARLGMEIEELYGTAMDVEWAVHDGTFSIVQARPITRLRQQVEEWNDSLTGDCLWTGANLGEAIPDVMTPCTWSLVQIFIREAMSTSTMPGFSLVGNIGGRFYMNLSIAFSIARAMGMGSRLGAIEQVFGKLPPGLDVPLLPTSRWQIVKSVLPLVFTLRRRVAANAAKMPGFLATAQRRCTTLRERAATATTTDELTTLWERELLPHFVEACQMLEAAGRQGGAALVMTRDRLRKLAGETDAEAMLTGANADGELASLGPIVGLGKLAKGEIDRETFARTYGHRGAHEFEVSLPRPGEDPEWIDAQLAAMTDPLHQADALLSHQRKAGEAAWERFERRHPGKAAKTREQVRRWNAIVRDREDTRSEVIRAFWALRAFVQRAGELTAHGDDLFFLSIQEILAVLRGDGTPLAQVAVRRATHERYAALPAYPTLIVGRFDPVRWAADPDRRGDIFDARGGSAPVSETVAGFPGAPGVVEGIARVIAGPEDGDRLAPGEILVTTLTNIGWTPMFPRAAAVVTDMGAPLSHASIVARELGIPAVVGTGNATMRLRDGDRIRVDGERGTVEVLTD